The Aeromonas encheleia genomic sequence GAGGAAGTTGCCCATCTGCCGCCAGCTCTGGCCGTCGAACAGTCCGAGCCAGCCCTCGGCATGCTGCCACAGGCTGAAGCCGATCAGCGCCAGCAGCCAGGGCAGGGGATGGCGCCAGCGATCCGTCAGCCCAGGCACGCATCCACCTCGTCGTCGCCGGCGTAGAGCGCGCTCAGCATGGCCGGGGTGACCGCCTGGGCGGGGCAGTCGAACTGCACCCGTCCCTCGCGCAGGCCTATGATGCGGGGGAAGCGCTCGAGCGCCAGTTCGACCGCATGCAGGTTGGCGATGAGCGTGCTGCCCTGGGCGCGGGCCTGGGTCAGCAGGGCGTCCAGGCTGCTGCGGGCGAGCACGGGGTCGAGGGCGGAGACAGGCTCATCGGCCAGGATCAGCTCCGGCTGCTGATAGAGCACCCGGGCTATGCCGACCCGCTGCAACTGGCCGCCGGAGAGCTCGCCGCAGCGCTGCTGCCACTTGTCGGCGAGGCCGAGGCGGGCCAGCTCGGCCCTGGCCCCCTCGGGGTCGCAGGGGCGCAGCAGCGAGAGCAGGGCGCGGCCGAGGGACCACTGGCCCAGCCTGCCGGCCAGCACGGCGGTCAGCACCGGCTGGGAGGCGGGCAGGGGCGGCTGTTGCCAGACCATGCCGATCCGGCTGCGCAGCCGCTGGCGGGCGTGGCTGGAGAGCGCCCAGGGATCCTGCCCCCAGAGACTGAGGTTGCCCTCCCCGCGCAGCTCGGTGCCGAGCAGGCGCAGCAGGCTGGTCTTGCCCGCCCCGCTCGGCCCTATGATGGCGACGCATTCACCCGCCTCCAGCCGCAGGCTGAACGGGTGCAGGATGCGGCTCTGACCGAGCCGCAGTCCCTCCCCTGACAAGGCGACGGCGATCACTTCAGCAGGCCGGCCTGGGTCGCGGCGGCTTCGATGCCTAGGTAGTTCTCAGGCTTGGTCTCGATGAAGCGGCTGGCCCGTTGCAGCTTGAGTATCTCGGCCTGGGCCGGAACGGCGGGATCCAGCTTGAGGAAGGCCTGCTTGATCTTCTCCTGCAGCGCTGGGTCCAGGTCGCCGCGCACCGTCCAGTTGTAGTCAAAATAGGTCGGCGTGGTCCAGATCACCTTCACCTTGGCGGTATCGACCTTGCCCTCTTCCACCAGCTTGTCCCACACGGAGGCGTTGAGCGCACCGGCCGGCACCTTGCCGGAGGCGACCCAGGCGACGGTGGCGTCGTGGGCGCCGGAGAAGGCGACGTGGGCGAAGTCACGCTCCGGCACTATGCCTTGCTCGGCCAGGAAGTGGCGCGGCATCAGGTGGCCCGAGGTGGAGGAGGGGGAACCGAACGCGAAGTCCTTGCCCTTGGTGTCGGTCAGGGTCTTGATGCCGCTGTCCGCGTTGGCGATGAACTTGGAGGTGAACTGGGCATCTTCCTGACGCTGCACCAGCGGCACTACCTTGTCGGCCCGGCGATGGGCCTGCACGTAGGTGAAGCCCCCGAGCCAGGCCATGTCGAGCTTGCCGGAGGCCAGCGCCTCCACCACGGCGGCGTAGTCGTTGACCGGCACGAACACCACCTCGCGGCCGGTCTGCTCAGCCAGGTAGTCACCCAGCGGGGCAAACTTGCGCTGTAGCTCGGTGGGAGCCTCGTCCGGAATGGCGGAGACGCGCAGCGGCTCGGCGGCGGTGGCACCCAGGCTGGCGAGCAGGGTGGTGAGGGCAAACATCCATTTACGAGTCATGGCAGTTCCTTGTGGTCTGTCGTTCGGGCAAGAGAAAGGCCCGACAACTGTCGGACCTGGCAAGTGAATCATGGTAGGGCGCCGGCGGCGTGATGCACAAGGCGGCGCCCCTAAAAAGCTACCTTACACCCCGACGTGAAACGCCTGCTTGAGGTTGCGGATGAAGTCCGCATCCCGGCACAGGGTCTTGCCCGGGCTGTCGGAGATCTTGGCGACCGGGCCGCCGTTGCACTCCATCAGCTTGAAGACGATGTTCATCGGGCTGACGCCGGGCAGATCGCAGGTGAGCTTGGTGCCGATGCCGAAGCTGGTGTTGATGCGGCCGCGGAAGTGGCGGAACAGCTGCACCGCCTTGTCGAGGTTGAGGCCGTCGGAGAACACCAGCGTCTTGTCTCTGGGGTCTATGCCGAGCCGCTGATAGTGGCTGATGGCCTTCTCGCCCCACACCACGGGATCGCCGGAGTCGTGGCGCAGGCCCTGGTAGCGGCTGGCCAGCTCGAAGTCGAAGTCGCGCAGGAAGGCATCCATGGTGATGCAGTCGGTCAGGGCGATCCCCAGGTGGTTGGTGAACTCGTCCAGCCAGCTGGTGAGGGCCGCACGCTGGCTGTGCTCCAGCGGGAAGCCGAGCTGCTGGTGGGCCTGGAACCATTCGTGGGCCTGGGTGCCCACCGCCGGCAGCCGGTATTTCTGGGCCAGCTGGTAGTTGCTGGTGCCCTTGAATGCCGGCAGGCGCTCCTTGAGACGGCCCACCACGGCATCCTGCACCGCGTGGGAGAAGCGGCGGCGAGTACCGAAGTCGATGAGGTTGAAATCCTGCATCTCCGCCGGGCTCAGCTCATGCTCCAGCTTGTCGATCTTCTGATCCAGCCGATCCAGCGCCTGGCTCACCCCGAACTGGGGATAGCGGAAGCGGTTGCGCATCTCGCTGATGATGGCGAGCACAGGGATTTCCCACAGGATCACGTCCTGCCAGGGGCCCTCGACCCGCACATTGATGCGACCATCCTGCTCGAACACCCGCAGCAGGGAGGCGTCGAGCGGCTTGCGGCGCAGGTGATCGAGGTAATCGGCGGTGAAGAAGGGGCGCTCGGCCAGGAAGTCGAGCTCGGGCTTGGTCAGCCGCAGGGAGCCGGCGAGGTGCAGCTGCTCCTCGATCTGGCCCATCATGGGCAACAGATCCTCTTCGTTGCGGCTGTGGAACTCGGCCACCACCTCGGCATCCGGATAGCGATGGAACACGGCCTGCTGCATGTGCAGCTTGTAGGCGTCGGTGTCGAGCAGGCTGGTGAGAATCGGCGGCATATCAGACTCCCCGCAGGCTGGTGAGCGCGATGACGTTCCCCTGCCGCATAGGTAATTTGCAGGCATCGGTGTCGAGCAGGCTGGTGAGGATAGGAGGCATATCAGTATCCTGGCAGGCGGGTGACCTGCCGCATGGGTAAGTTGCAGGCGCCGGGCAGGCTGGTGAGAGTGATGGGCATGTCAGGCGTCCAGCAGGCGTTGTACATCGGTCAGGGTCTGGACCAGTTCGGCGCCAGCCTCGATCATCTGGGTGCGGGCCTGGGCCACCGTCTCGGGGTTGATGCCACGGCAGGCGTCGAGATGAACAATAACCCGCAGGCCGGCCCGGCGCAGTTGCAACACGCTGGTCTTGACGCAGTAGTCGGTGGCGAGGCCGCCGACCAGCACAGTGCTGACGCCGCGGGACTGCAGAAACTCGATGAGGCCTGTACTGCGCCGCTCGGCCAGGTCGTGGAAGCAGGCGCCGTAGGGATGCAGATCCGGCTCGACCCCCTTCCAGACGAAGAAGTCGTAATCGATGGGGGTGGGCAGGCCGTCCAGCAGCTCGAAGCCAGGGGTGCCCGGCACGCAGTGCACCGGCCAGCTGAGGTCGGCGTTGGGCAGATCCAGCGGCTGCAGCATGTCGGCGGGGTCAGAGACGGCCCAGGCGGCATTGCGGGGATGGGCATCCTTGCTGCCTGCCCGCAGGCTGGCGAGGCGGGCCTGGGCGTTGAGTGCAGCCACAATAGCATCCCCGCCCGCGACGGGCAGTTCGTTCGGGCAGAGGGGGGTGAAGCCCTTCTGCGCATCAATATCCAGGCTGGCGACGGTTCCCATGATTGGCTCCTGCACATACTATCCTTGTGATATTATCTACCAAACATTATTGGAAGGCGAGCAGGTCAGTCAGGATGCCGAGAATGAGTCTGGATATGGTGGTGCTGCGGTTGAACGAGGAGCGGCTCGAGCTGCTCCTCGAGACCCGCGATCGCCCCCCCTTTGCCCATAGCTGGCAGTTGCCCGCGCTGCGCATCGACGAGACGCGGGACCGGGATCTGGACGCCGCCCGCCATCGCCTGCTGGCGGAGTGGGGGCTGGGCCACTGCTACAGCGAGCAGGTCTGCACCCTCGGCAATCTGGAGCGGGATCCCCGCGGCTGGTCCACCACCCTGGTCTACCTGTGCCTGGTCGAGCCTGAGGTGGAGGCGGTGCGCGGCTGCTGGCATCCGCTCTCTGTCTTGCCGGGCCTCGGCCTCGCCTTCGACCACGGCCAGCTGATCGCCAAGGGGCTGGAGCGGCTGCGCATCAAGAGCCGCTACAGCACCCTGCCACTGCAACTGCTTGGCCCCGAGTTCACCCTCTCCGAGGTGCAGCGCGCCTTCGAGGTCATCCTGCAGACCCCAATGAATACGGCGGCGTTTCGCAAGCGCATCCACCGCGCCGATATCCTGGTGGATACCGGCCGCAAGCGCACCGGCAAGCAGCGCCCGGCCATCCTCTACCGGCTGGAGAGCCCCTGCTGCGTGATGTTTGATCAGGTGATGAATGGAGCCGAAGCATGAACCATAAACCGCTACGCGTGCTGGTCAGCGCTTGCCTGCTCGGGCAGCCGGTGCGGTATGACGGTCAGAGCAAGGGGATCCTCTGCGACTGGCTGAGCGCGCTGGGGGCCGAGGGGCGCACCCTGGCCTTCTGCCCCGAGGTGGCCGGTGGCCTGCCGACCCCGCGCCCGCCCGCCGAACGGCAGGGGGAGTTGGTGGTGACTCAGTCTGGGCTGGACGTGACCGCCGAATTCGATCGTGGCGCCGAGCTGGCGTTGCGGCTCTGCCAGAGCCAGGGGATCCGCTTCGCGCTGCTCAAGGAGGGGAGCCCCTCCTGCGGCAGCGGTCGCATCTACAACGGCGGCTTCGAGGGAGTTTCGATGGCGGGTGAGGGCAAGACCACGGCCCTGCTGCGGCGCCACGGCATCGCTGTCTTCTCGGAGGATCAGCTGCCCGAGCTGGCCTCGGCGCTCACCTTGGCGACCACCGCCTCGACCTGAGCCGCCGCATCGGTCTCCTGCCACTGCGCCAGCACCCTGTCCTTCTCCTGCCAGCGTTGGTTCAGCCACTGCTGGAAGCCCCGCTTGAACTGCTTGTCGTTGAAGTAATCCCCCACCAGCGGCTCGTCGACGGGTAGCTCCTCGATGCGCACCCGAATGCGCTTCATCCGCCCCATCAGGAAGTCCTTGAACGGGGTCTCGGCGTTGTCTGGATAGCTGATGGTGACGTTGATCAGGCTGTCGAACTGCTCCCCCATGGCGGCCAGGGTGAAGGCGAGCCCCGCCGCCTTGGGCGGCATCAGATGACGGTAGGCTGAGCGCACCGCATCCCGCTTGGACTCGGTGAAACGGGTGCCTTCCACGAAGTTGATGACGGTGGTGGGGATGTGGCGAAACTTCTCGCAGGCGTTGCGGGTGGTCTCTATGTCCTTGCCGCGCAGGTGCGGGTTGCGCAGCAGGAATGCCCGCGAGTAGCGGCGCATGAAGGGCATGTCCAGCCCCCAGCAGGCCAATCCCATCAGCGGGATGTAGATCAGCTCGTGCTTCATGAAGAACTTGGGCACCGGCAGCCGGT encodes the following:
- a CDS encoding acyltransferase → MLTFLPGPLVLLISASLTILFIILVSSLILLVSLIKLLPIPGLSHACSRINNGIMRFWLSCNALVIRLTTRIEWQIEDDTRLRKDGWYLIVSNHLSWTDIVVLGHLFRDRLPVPKFFMKHELIYIPLMGLACWGLDMPFMRRYSRAFLLRNPHLRGKDIETTRNACEKFRHIPTTVINFVEGTRFTESKRDAVRSAYRHLMPPKAAGLAFTLAAMGEQFDSLINVTISYPDNAETPFKDFLMGRMKRIRVRIEELPVDEPLVGDYFNDKQFKRGFQQWLNQRWQEKDRVLAQWQETDAAAQVEAVVAKVSAEASSGS
- a CDS encoding nicotinamidase produces the protein MGTVASLDIDAQKGFTPLCPNELPVAGGDAIVAALNAQARLASLRAGSKDAHPRNAAWAVSDPADMLQPLDLPNADLSWPVHCVPGTPGFELLDGLPTPIDYDFFVWKGVEPDLHPYGACFHDLAERRSTGLIEFLQSRGVSTVLVGGLATDYCVKTSVLQLRRAGLRVIVHLDACRGINPETVAQARTQMIEAGAELVQTLTDVQRLLDA
- a CDS encoding NUDIX hydrolase, with the translated sequence MPRMSLDMVVLRLNEERLELLLETRDRPPFAHSWQLPALRIDETRDRDLDAARHRLLAEWGLGHCYSEQVCTLGNLERDPRGWSTTLVYLCLVEPEVEAVRGCWHPLSVLPGLGLAFDHGQLIAKGLERLRIKSRYSTLPLQLLGPEFTLSEVQRAFEVILQTPMNTAAFRKRIHRADILVDTGRKRTGKQRPAILYRLESPCCVMFDQVMNGAEA
- a CDS encoding DUF523 domain-containing protein; protein product: MNHKPLRVLVSACLLGQPVRYDGQSKGILCDWLSALGAEGRTLAFCPEVAGGLPTPRPPAERQGELVVTQSGLDVTAEFDRGAELALRLCQSQGIRFALLKEGSPSCGSGRIYNGGFEGVSMAGEGKTTALLRRHGIAVFSEDQLPELASALTLATTAST
- a CDS encoding phosphonate ABC transporter ATP-binding protein, producing the protein MIAVALSGEGLRLGQSRILHPFSLRLEAGECVAIIGPSGAGKTSLLRLLGTELRGEGNLSLWGQDPWALSSHARQRLRSRIGMVWQQPPLPASQPVLTAVLAGRLGQWSLGRALLSLLRPCDPEGARAELARLGLADKWQQRCGELSGGQLQRVGIARVLYQQPELILADEPVSALDPVLARSSLDALLTQARAQGSTLIANLHAVELALERFPRIIGLREGRVQFDCPAQAVTPAMLSALYAGDDEVDACLG
- a CDS encoding putative selenate ABC transporter substrate-binding protein, whose protein sequence is MTRKWMFALTTLLASLGATAAEPLRVSAIPDEAPTELQRKFAPLGDYLAEQTGREVVFVPVNDYAAVVEALASGKLDMAWLGGFTYVQAHRRADKVVPLVQRQEDAQFTSKFIANADSGIKTLTDTKGKDFAFGSPSSTSGHLMPRHFLAEQGIVPERDFAHVAFSGAHDATVAWVASGKVPAGALNASVWDKLVEEGKVDTAKVKVIWTTPTYFDYNWTVRGDLDPALQEKIKQAFLKLDPAVPAQAEILKLQRASRFIETKPENYLGIEAAATQAGLLK
- the pncB gene encoding nicotinate phosphoribosyltransferase yields the protein MPPILTSLLDTDAYKLHMQQAVFHRYPDAEVVAEFHSRNEEDLLPMMGQIEEQLHLAGSLRLTKPELDFLAERPFFTADYLDHLRRKPLDASLLRVFEQDGRINVRVEGPWQDVILWEIPVLAIISEMRNRFRYPQFGVSQALDRLDQKIDKLEHELSPAEMQDFNLIDFGTRRRFSHAVQDAVVGRLKERLPAFKGTSNYQLAQKYRLPAVGTQAHEWFQAHQQLGFPLEHSQRAALTSWLDEFTNHLGIALTDCITMDAFLRDFDFELASRYQGLRHDSGDPVVWGEKAISHYQRLGIDPRDKTLVFSDGLNLDKAVQLFRHFRGRINTSFGIGTKLTCDLPGVSPMNIVFKLMECNGGPVAKISDSPGKTLCRDADFIRNLKQAFHVGV